The following nucleotide sequence is from Triticum dicoccoides isolate Atlit2015 ecotype Zavitan chromosome 7B, WEW_v2.0, whole genome shotgun sequence.
ACTGTTTCATGCCTTCCTTCACCATGTCTGAGCCACTAGACCACCTGCAGTATGCTTGTATTCAGAATTGCAGCCTACAAAGCATGGAACTGCATGCACCAAATCTCACAGTATTTGAGTATTCAGAGCAGGATGTGCCGATTGTGCTTGGCAAATTTcacaagctgacaaaggcaaaaattGAAGTATTATCAGATTCTGACAATCTAGACTACACTTTTAGTCATCTTGTTAGGGCTATGCCTAATGCGGAGGAAATCTCTCTTAGAATTCATATCCAAAATGAGGTACGTTTCATTTTGAGCACTTTCTGAGTAATTATAACTAAGACAATAGCTATGTCTGTTTCTCTGTTACTGCACCAACTTCTTGCAACTTTAGAACCTGGTGCTCATTAATATTTATATTTATTTTCAGGCACGACAGTTCATGACAGACAGCCGATGTGATTTTATTAATCTGAGGTATCTCAATATAGAGGTTTTGGTGGACGGAGATCCAGGTTGTTCAAGTGGGATTCTTCGTTTGGCTTCTCTATTGGAACTAACTCCCTCTCTTGATGTTCAATCTGCATGTGAGTTATAGTCTTAAGTttgcttgtactccctccatccggaaatacttgtcattgaaatggatgtatctagatgtattttagttttagatacatccattttgatgacaagtaattctggacggagggagtacatgattatTGTCGTTTTTGCTTTCTCCTAATCTCCTTTATCCTCTGGGCATAGTATTCCATTTGTATGAAGCTCTTAATCTATAGATTTTCCCCCAGACGGCATCTATTATGCTTATGAAAGTGACTGAAGATTGAAGAGCTTACACCAGAATAATGGGAATAGTTTTGGCCCTTGCAGGTGTTGTTTAATTCTAGCCTGCGATACAATGGTGGTGGTGATGCCACGAAGACTTCAGGCCACAAACTTAGACATCTCAAGAGGGTATACATGTCAGGATTTGCTGATCTCCGGGGCCAGTTGGAGCTTGCGTGGTATATCCTCCAGCATGCCACCGTCCTCGAGCGCATGGTCATTGATCCTAGTGTGAAGACTCGCTTCGGCTCGCACCGTGCAGTTGAGGGTGGGCTGTTCCAGGATCTCCTGGCAATATACTTGCTTCTACCCAAATTTCCAGAGGTCCTGACTGTTTTGAGGGCACCACCGCCAGGGTATCGGTGACCTGGACGGCCATTCTTCCAGCTGGGCTGGTTTATTCTAGGAGAAAGTATATTTGTCGTCCTTCAACTCTTTCAAAAATATAGTGATCATCCCTTAACTTCAAAATCAGCAAAACTTAGTCCCTCAATTTTTAAAATCGGATAATTTTAGTCCCTCATGTGGTTTCGTGTGGACGTGGAGTGGTTTTTGATTCAGAGTTTCAGACACGTGCACGAAAGGTGCTCGGCATAATGCCCATCAAGCAGCAGTGCACATGGGAGGTGAAACACGCAAGCAGTAGCTGCAGCAATGAGCGAAtatggcggcggcgcggctcggtgtCTCCACGATGAGGCTGCCCAACGATGACCTGTGCAGGATGCCTTTCTGGAGTTTCCTGCCTACGTGGTAGCTGCTGGAGTCCTGGAGGCAGGATGCTCGTGAGCTCTTGTCGCTGCCACCGCTGGTGCTTGTGCACGAGCGCTCCGAGTCTGACTCCTCGTGCAGGCCCTCAAAAAACAAGCCTTGCACCTACATTTCTTCAGTTCATGTTGAGCTTGGACTTGACATGGCTGTAACCGTGACGTTTTACAGGGGACGGTGATCGCGAACTTCTGCAAGGCGCCGGGCGGCAGTCTCAGCATGTAAAATTAGTTGAAGCATATGCTAACAAGCAGTGATGCATACGTGCTTATACGACAATGTGGTTGAGATACGGTTGGTTGGCTACTTGATCTCTACGATACACACAGCCTGTACAATTTTTCTATACAAGATAATCTAACTCAACCGTCCCACGAGATCAAGGTGCAACACACGCAGGAAAAATATCAGGTGCTCCCATCCCTGGGATGCTTCACATGCTTCaacttttaaaaaaaaattcaattttaaaTGTTTAAAAGAATTCTGAAAAAATGTGAATGTTCACAAGGAATGTGATTACAACTCCTAAATATTTCAGGTTCAGAGAGAGTTCCTCAATGTTATGTGGTTCACAACAGCAACTTTTTAGTCTCGTAGCCCTCCCTGGCAGTGGATCGACCGTGCCCACGCACGTCGTCCAGCATGCGATGCCGCGGGTCGATAGCCAATATGAACAGGATGGGTGACAGGGAGTGTGAtgctaaaaataaaaaagatttcaAAGTTCAGGTTCGGTAGCTTATGAACCAGGCTCAGAATCTCCTGCGAGTTGCTTCAGGAAGCAATACCCTACATTTTCGACCAAATGAAATTAGGATGAAGATGAGGATCAAAACAAAAGGATTTTCTCTCAAAATAAACAGCTGAAAAGCAACACCTATTATAATTATAATAAAGAATGGGGCCAATCTGAAACGAAGGACAAGGAAGAGTGTTTTTGCCGTTTAAATTGAACCGTAAAGAACTGATGTGTAGttttttaagaattagttttttaattttatttttgaaAGAGGAAAAGAGAGGCATGCACCTTTACTGTGACGATTTAATTGCCACTTTGCCAGTGGTCTTGATTGCTCAAGCGACAGGTTTTGTAAACTGACAGTAAACCACTATGCAGAACAGCAACctgttaggccttgtacaatgggagatgcttaggAAGGTGCTTAAAAAAATAAACCAATTTTTTCTAAAGCATCGGTGCCTATTTCTACATGAGAGACACCGGTGCTTATGAAAAAACTGATTTATTTCTCTAAGCGCCTTCCTTAAGCAtcctgcattgtacaaggccttacgaTGGTTATCTTTTACTTCAGGTGTCTGAGATGGATAAGCGTTGCAAGGCTAACAACCATTCTTTCAAGTCATAAGTGAGAAGGGCTTGTGTTTTAAATTGCATACTACACCAGAGAGATTAAGATACAGAGATTGTTCCACAATTTTTCCTTTTTGATAAAGGAGGATTACCTCTTGCCTCTGCATCAaaccgatgcatgcagccatattattaataaCCAACAAAATATTGTCTTAAGTTCCAAGGAAGCTCAAGAACTGATCAAAAAGCAGAAAAAAGTTTGTAAGAAGCCATATTAGGCAATAAAGCGCCACATTCGGCGATAAAAACCAGGCTAAGATGCCTACACACCTACCTATTATTAGCTCGACATCCAAATCTGCTGAAGATAgcccgtgctaccgtctcccaacggttgcacccagtaaccataaGCTCCCTGTAGTCTGCATGAatgagtaacgaccacatacgaATCCAGGGTGTAGCTCTGTAGATAACCtacaaaaaattagtgaaatttgttcCATTAAAAATCATGTCATTTCGagtgttccatatagcccataatagtGCACCCTATCCGGATATGTTTAGCTGTGCGTATGTCTACTCCattaagccacgtcccaaataacgtgtttatACTAATTGGAGGGTGAACGTTAAAAGCTATATGAATGGATCACCATAACAATTTTGCAAGTGGACATTCGAGAAAATGGTCTTTAATTGTTTCGttttgatcacaaaaacaacacctGGGGCTACTGACCCAATTCCTTTTCATCAGATTATCAAGATTACTCCTTTGTGGACGAACCACATAAAGATCTTGATGCGTAATAGGACTTTAATCTTCCATATGTATAATGACCTCGACAATGGCCCCGAATTAATTAAATCTTAAAACATGGATTTCACCAAGAATAATCCATCCGTGGTTAACCTCCAACTAATTTTATTCGTCTGGTCTGAAAGTTGAACATCCATCAACCTACGTGCCAGGTGTAACCAAGCATTCCAACGGTCCCCTACAAGTGATCTTCTAAATTGGATATTAAGTGGTACTGAATTTAATACTATAGCGACataatcctccttacgttgcacaatattatatAGTGAAGGATATTGTAAAGCCAATGGCGTCTCCCCTAGCCATGTGTTCTTCCAGAACCTAGTAGTTGTACCACTACCAATTAGGAATTTCACCCGCCGGAAGAAAAGTACTTTTGTCCTAGTCAACCCTTTTCAAATGGGTGAGTCTGTTGGCCTTGCATTCACTTGGGCCATTGTCTTAGTATGTAGGTGTTTATTCCGTAAGATTTTTACCCACATGTCTTCGGTCTCAGAAGATAATGTGTAAAGCCATTTGCTAAGCAGATATCTGTTCTTTACCTCTAAATTCTCGATCCCTAACCCACTCAGCTGGTCTTTTTGTCTACACATGATATCTCATCTAGTCAGTCTAtatttcttcttggcctcatcacttTGCCAGAAGAAATGGGATCTGTAAAAGTCCAACCTTTTCCATACCCCTACTGGTACTTCAAAAAACGATAGGAGGAACATTGGCAAGCTTGTCAGAACCGAGTTAATCAATACCAACCTTCCTCCGTAAGAAATTAGCTTGCCCTTCCAGCTgcttaattttttttcaaatctatcttctatactttttcattctttgttGGTTAACCGTCTATGATGAATTGGTATCCCTAGATAACTACTccatccgtaaactaatataaaagcgtttagaataCCAAAATAGtgacctaaacgctcttatattagtttacagagggagtaaaagATAAAGATCCCATTTCACAACCAAACAAGTTTCTGTAATTGTCCTGTTCTTCTTTAGCTTTCCCAAAACAAAACCGTTCACTTTTATTGAAATTGATTTTGAGCCCAGACATTTGCTCAAAAAGGCATAGAATAAGCTTCATATTCCTAGGTTTTGCAAGATCGTGTTTCATGAAAATAATAGCATCATCCGCATATTGTAGGACAGACGCCCCCCTTTACAAGGTGTGGAACGAGACCTCCTACTTGGTCATTCTCCTTAGCCCGACTAATAAGTACTGCCAACATATCTGCTACGATGTTAAACAGCACAGGAGACATTGAGTCTCCATTCCACAAATACTTGCTTAAGTTTGCTTAAACGAGAGTACAGAGCAAAAAAACCTCACCAAACTGCTTCAGACTTGATTCATATAGAACCAAACGTGCGTGCGAACAACTCACAACACAAGCTCAGAATCCCATAGAAAGTTACTGCCATATCTTAGTACTGGAACATGAATTaacattgaccaagttctgactaaAAAGTTTGGACTGAGACAGACTGCGAAATACTTATATAAGTTGCAACATACATATCAAAAAACAGCAAACACGATGTTCAGAACATCGATAACAGGTGCAAGAACAAACACTGTTTTAGTTTGCTTGAACAAAGTGGAGCAAATTGctcccttttccaaaaaaaaaaactacCAGCGACTGAGTATCCTCATATACACTTGAATACACTCAAGAATTTCAACATCAGATTCAATATACAGTTGAAGACCAGAAGAAGTCGTTGTGTCCCCCAAGCGGTCCAGCCTGAAGATTGGCCGCAGCATTGTCGTTCTGGAGCGCCTCTTCGGTCCGCCATGCTGCTTCAAATGGATCGGAGAAGCTCGGCCGCGAGTTGAACAAGTGGTCGTGTCCATGAAGCGATGGAGCATCAAGATCGGCTGCGGCATTGTCCGCCTGCCACTGTGCTTCAGATGGACGGAGGAAGATGGGCTTGTCTTGGACCATGGAAGACTCGTCGTTCGTCGAGACGGCCTGCCGCTCCTGCTCTGCTGCTGCTTCATCCATCATAGCGAAAAGCATCTCCATGTCGAGCGCCTCTTCGGCCTGACACTCTGCTTCAAATGGAGCGTGATGATCGGCCGCGGCATTGGAAGTCCCCACGATTTCCTCTGCAGCATCACCGAAAAGTTCTTCCATTGTGCAAGAGAATCGGTCGTCCGCTTCAGGCATGCCGGGACCTTCCATGAACGCAGCCGGCAAGGAGACCGGTGCTGCGGCGGTGAACGACGGTGTGGCGGGTTCCGGGACGGGGACGGCAACTCGAATCCTCTTCATGGGGCGCGGCGGATGAGgatcggcggcggcagcgggcgctGACCTCTTTCCTACGTGCTCTGGTTGGGGCGCGGGTCGTGGCACGGGCTCTGCTCTTCCTTGAAGCTTGTACGCGGCCGATTCACGGCGGGCCTCGTCAGGAGCGTGCTGCGACAAGTGAATCTTGCAGAAGACCTTCTCCTCGTCGGCGACGATGGCCTCTGGCGGCGGCAGGAGTCGGTACTCCTCCATGACCCAGCCGGTGGACTTGCCCTGCTTCTTGAAGGACAGGTTCTTCCTCTCGCCGACCTCGACTCCCGCGTGCGTGACCACTGTGGTCGTGTTGACGGTCCAGGTCCCGCCGCCGGCTTTGCGCGCGCAACGGGTGGTCCTTCCCTTCGCGCGCTTGCACTTGGTGAAGAAGAAGCGGTCGCCACTGCTCTCCGCCTGCGGCACCGGCGCGTAGCGGGCGGCGAGATCCTTGGGCTCGCAGTCGTAGACGTCGGCGTTGTGGATGAGCTTCTCGGCGCCGTGCGTCTCGCCGGCGATGAGGCGTGGCAGGTAGTAAGTGACGGCCTCCACCTCTGTAGGGTTCAAGCGGAAGTGCTGGAAGACTTCGTCGACGTTGAGCCCTTCCATGCCGGCCGGCGGCTGCTCTGCTGCTTCTAGTTCTAGATGGGAGGGGGTCGATCGATTCGTCGCCGGCGATTTGGGAAGACGAGATTGGCGGCGATTGGTTTGAGACGCATACGCGTAGGGCGTAGTTGTATTTAACCACTGATCGCGTCCGGTTACCAAACGGAGCTGTTGCCGGTCCGTTTGAAACTCGGCAGCTCAACTTTGGTGGCAAACTCTACGCTCTTCCGATTGTGTATTTGAAATCGGAATCCGACTCTGTGCATTATTCGTTTGATTGATGAAACTGAATTTTTGCACATCCTTTTGCTTAATTGCTATGTGCTCATGGAACTTCCGCAAGGTACTACTAGGTACTGAATCCTTTTTCATTTCAGAGATAAGTGGTTCATCAGCTTGCTTAACGGTTCGACCTTTCTGTGTACAAGACACAACAAATGTGGTACCTCGCCTAAGTCAGAACGGTTTTATATGAATATGTGGGCATGATTTTTCACCGGTTTCCTTGACCTTGTTTTCCTCTGGGGGTTTTTTTGCGCATTTTTTTCATTTTATGTGTTTTCATTTTGCCCGTTTTTCTGTATCTTTACATGTTTCCTTTTTTTACAATTTAGATAATATTGCGTTCAGACACTTTtaagaattcatgaatattttaaaaattCAAGACTTTTtgtaatttgtgaatatttttcaaaaacattattattttttaaattgTGAAAAATTTagtattcatgaatatttttaatattttatgaattttgaaaattCTTTATAAATCATGCAAATTATTTAAAgtgcatgaacatttttgaatattCATGACAAAAACTAAAATTCGTTAGAATTTTCGTAATTCACAGATATTATTTAACCTATCATAAAAAATTGTAAAATGCATGAAcagttgttttgaaaaagtgtgtaGACATGAGCTTTTACAGCAGCCACGCGTTTAGATGGGAGCATTCGTTCGTGCTAGTAAACATGAACATGAACGAACGAGAATTGTAAGTTTAGATCGGGGCTGCTAAATCGCACGCCTCCTCTCTTCTCATGTTTCATATATATAGTCATGTACAAGGGAATCAACTTGAGTTACAAGTCAGGTCGGAAACATACCGACGTGGGCAATATTTGGAAATCTATCTACAGCAGCCGATCGTTCACAAGCAGAACTCTCTAACACGCCCCCGCAGTCTGAACTTGGGAGAGAAGCGACCTGAAGACTGGACCGAAACTCAAGAAATAAAGCAGTCGGTAGGCCTTTCGTGAATATATCTGCATACTGCGATGAAAATGGAACATGCAGAACTCGGACGGCGCCGATAGCAACCTTCTCACGCGCGAAATGAATGTCGAGCTCGATGTGTTTGGTCCGTCGATGTTGTACTGGATTGTGAGCAAGATAAACAGCACTAACATTATCACAGAACACAATGGTGGCACTGGTGACGGGTCGATGAAGCTCATGTAATAACTGACGAACCCAACAGGACTCGGCCACAGCAATAGCAACAGCGCGGTTCTCGGCCTCCGCGCTCGATCGTGAAACGGTGTTCTGACGCCGAGAAGACCATGAGATCAAATTATCACCAAAAACATGCAAAACCCGGAAGTGGAGCGTCTGGTGTCAGGGCAACCAGCCCAATCGGCATCTGAATAGGCAATGAGGTTATGAGAGGAAGAGGCATGAAGTGTCAGGCCAAGGTCAAGTGTGCCTTTGAGGTACCGGAGAATACGTTTAATGAGAAGAAGATGAGGTTCGCGGGGATCATGCATGTGAAGGCACACTTGTTGAACTACATAGGCTATGTCTGGTCGAGTGAGAGTGGCATATTGAAGTGCACCGGCAAGACTACGATATAAAGAAGGATCATGAACAGGAGAACCAACGGTTGATGAAAGTTTGGCTTTAGTGTCAACTGGGCT
It contains:
- the LOC119336289 gene encoding uncharacterized protein LOC119336289; translation: MFNLHVLFNSSLRYNGGGDATKTSGHKLRHLKRVYMSGFADLRGQLELAWYILQHATVLERMVIDPSVKTRFGSHRAVEGGLFQDLLAIYLLLPKFPEVLTVLRAPPPGYR